The Symphalangus syndactylus isolate Jambi chromosome 8, NHGRI_mSymSyn1-v2.1_pri, whole genome shotgun sequence genome includes a window with the following:
- the WNT6 gene encoding protein Wnt-6 isoform X1 codes for MLPPAPSRLGLLLLLLLCPAHVGGLWWAVGSPLVMDPTSICRKARRLAGRQAELCQAEPEVVAELARGARLGVRECQFQFRFRRWNCSSHSKAFGRILQQDIRETAFVFAITAAGASHAVTQACSMGELLQCGCQAPRGRAPPRPSGLPGTPGPPSPAGSPEGSAAWEWGGCGDDVDFGDEKSRLFMDARHKRGRGDIRALVQLHNNEAGRLAVRSHTRTECKCHGLSGSCALRTCWQKLPPFREVGARLLERFHGASRVMGTNDGKALLPAVRTLKPPGRADLLYAADSPDFCAPNRRTGSPGTRGRACNSSAPDLSGCDLLCCGRGHRQESVQLEENCLCRFHWCCVVQCHRCRVRKELSLCL; via the exons GGCTGTGGGCAGCCCCTTGGTTATGGACCCTACCAGCATCTGCAGGAAGGCACGGCGGCTAGCCGGGCGGCAGGCCGAGTTGTGCCAGGCTGAGCCGGAAGTGGTGGCAGAGCTAGCCCGAGGCGCCCGACTTGGGGTGCGAGAGTGCCAGTTCCAGTTCCGCTTCCGCCGCTGGAACTGCTCCAGCCACAGCAAGGCCTTCGGACGCATCCTGCAACAGG ACATTCGGGAGACGGCCTTCGTGTTCGCAATCACCGCGGCAGGCGCCAGCCACGCCGTCACGCAGGCCTGTTCTATGGGCGAGCTGCTGCAGTGCGGCTGCCAGGCGCCCCGCGGGCGGGCGCCTCCCCGGCCCTCCGGCCTGCCCGGCACCCCCGGACCCCCTAGCCCCGCGGGCTCCCCGGAAGGCAGCGCCGCCTGGGAGTGGGGAGGCTGCGGCGACGACGTGGACTTCGGAGACGAGAAGTCGAGGCTCTTTATGGACGCGCGGCACAAGCGGGGACGCGGAGACATCCGCGCGTTGGTGCAACTGCACAACAACGAGGCGGGCCGGCTG GCCGTGCGGAGCCACACGCGCACCGAGTGCAAATGCCACGGGCTGTCAGGCTCATGCGCGCTGCGCACCTGCTGGCAGAAGCTGCCTCCGTTTCGCGAGGTGGGCGCGCGGCTGCTGGAGCGCTTCCACGGCGCCTCACGCGTCATGGGCACCAACGACGGCAAGGCCCTGCTGCCCGCCGTCCGCACGCTCAAACCGCCGGGCCGAGCGGACCTCCTCTACGCCGCCGATTCGCCCGACTTCTGCGCCCCCAACCGACGCACCGGCTCCCCTGGCACGCGCGGTCGCGCCTGCAATAGCAGCGCCCCGGACCTCAGCGGCTGCGACCTGCTGTGCTGCGGCCGCGGGCACCGCCAAGAGAGCGTGCAGCTCGAAGAGAACTGCCTGTGCCGCTTCCACTGGTGCTGCGTAGTACAGTGCCACCGCTGCCGCGTGCGCAAGGagctcagcctctgcctctga
- the WNT6 gene encoding protein Wnt-6 isoform X2, whose amino-acid sequence MDPTSICRKARRLAGRQAELCQAEPEVVAELARGARLGVRECQFQFRFRRWNCSSHSKAFGRILQQDIRETAFVFAITAAGASHAVTQACSMGELLQCGCQAPRGRAPPRPSGLPGTPGPPSPAGSPEGSAAWEWGGCGDDVDFGDEKSRLFMDARHKRGRGDIRALVQLHNNEAGRLAVRSHTRTECKCHGLSGSCALRTCWQKLPPFREVGARLLERFHGASRVMGTNDGKALLPAVRTLKPPGRADLLYAADSPDFCAPNRRTGSPGTRGRACNSSAPDLSGCDLLCCGRGHRQESVQLEENCLCRFHWCCVVQCHRCRVRKELSLCL is encoded by the exons ATGGACCCTACCAGCATCTGCAGGAAGGCACGGCGGCTAGCCGGGCGGCAGGCCGAGTTGTGCCAGGCTGAGCCGGAAGTGGTGGCAGAGCTAGCCCGAGGCGCCCGACTTGGGGTGCGAGAGTGCCAGTTCCAGTTCCGCTTCCGCCGCTGGAACTGCTCCAGCCACAGCAAGGCCTTCGGACGCATCCTGCAACAGG ACATTCGGGAGACGGCCTTCGTGTTCGCAATCACCGCGGCAGGCGCCAGCCACGCCGTCACGCAGGCCTGTTCTATGGGCGAGCTGCTGCAGTGCGGCTGCCAGGCGCCCCGCGGGCGGGCGCCTCCCCGGCCCTCCGGCCTGCCCGGCACCCCCGGACCCCCTAGCCCCGCGGGCTCCCCGGAAGGCAGCGCCGCCTGGGAGTGGGGAGGCTGCGGCGACGACGTGGACTTCGGAGACGAGAAGTCGAGGCTCTTTATGGACGCGCGGCACAAGCGGGGACGCGGAGACATCCGCGCGTTGGTGCAACTGCACAACAACGAGGCGGGCCGGCTG GCCGTGCGGAGCCACACGCGCACCGAGTGCAAATGCCACGGGCTGTCAGGCTCATGCGCGCTGCGCACCTGCTGGCAGAAGCTGCCTCCGTTTCGCGAGGTGGGCGCGCGGCTGCTGGAGCGCTTCCACGGCGCCTCACGCGTCATGGGCACCAACGACGGCAAGGCCCTGCTGCCCGCCGTCCGCACGCTCAAACCGCCGGGCCGAGCGGACCTCCTCTACGCCGCCGATTCGCCCGACTTCTGCGCCCCCAACCGACGCACCGGCTCCCCTGGCACGCGCGGTCGCGCCTGCAATAGCAGCGCCCCGGACCTCAGCGGCTGCGACCTGCTGTGCTGCGGCCGCGGGCACCGCCAAGAGAGCGTGCAGCTCGAAGAGAACTGCCTGTGCCGCTTCCACTGGTGCTGCGTAGTACAGTGCCACCGCTGCCGCGTGCGCAAGGagctcagcctctgcctctga